TTCCCGAACCACGAGGCCAACCCGCTGGACCCGGCGAACATCGTCGACCTGCAGGCGAAGGTGCGCGAGGTCGGCGCGGACGCGGGCGTGGCCTTCGACGGCGACGCCGACCGCTGCTTCATCGTCGACGAGCGCGGCGAGCCGGTTTCGCCGAGCGCGATCACCGCGCTGGTCGCCGTCCGCGAGCTGGCGAAGGACCCGGGCGGCACGATCATCCACAACCTGATCACGTCCAAGGGCGTGCCGGAGATCGTCGCCGAGCACGGCGGCAAGCCGGTCCGCACCCGCGTCGGGCACTCGTTCATCAAGGCCGAGATGGCCCGCACCGGTGCCATCTTCGGCGGCGAGCACTCCGCGCACTACTACTTCCGCGACTTCTGGCGGGCCGACACCGGCATGCTGGCGGCGCTGCACGTGCTCGCCGCCCTCGGTGAGCAGAACGGGCCGCTGTCCGAGCTGACCAGCGCGTACTCGCGCTACGCGGCCTCGGGCGAGATCAACTCGACCGTGGACGACCAGGTCGCGAAGATGATGGCCGTCAAGGACAGCTTCGGCACCCGCTCCGGCGTCGAGCTCGACGAGCTCGACGGCCTGACCGTGCAGCTGCCGGGCGGCGCGTGGTTCAACCTGCGCCCGTCGAACACCGAACCGCTGCTCCGGCTGAACGTCGAAGCCGCGAACGCCGAGGCCGTGCAAGGGCTGGTGGACGAAGTACTCGCGATCATCCGCAGCTGACCTCGCCCACGGTGGAGGGCGGGCTTCCGGGCCCAACTGTGTCCGGAAGGTGCCCTTCACCACACCTCACCGCGTGGTATGGAGGAACCATGGCCATCACGCTCGACGCCCAGCTCCTCGAGATCCTGGCGTGCCCGTCGCCCGATCACGCCCCGTTGCGCCCCGGGGCACCGGACGACCCCGAGGCCGACGCACTGACGTGTACCGAGTGCGGCCGGGTGTACCCGGTCCGTGACGGGATCCCGGTGCTGCTCCTCGACGAAGCCCGGATTCCCGGCGACAGCGGAAATTCCGATGCCGACAGTGCTTGACGACTCGCTGCTCGACGACCCCGCGCGGCTGGCCGAGGCCGACAGCGCGGGGCTGCTCCGGGCCGCCGCGATGGCCGGCGCCCAGGTGCGCGCGACCGCCGAGAGCGCCGCCGAGCTCGAGCTGGCCGAGCGGCTCGACGTGGGCCGCCCGCGCGCCGTCGTGCTGATCGACCGGCCGGGCGTGAGCCGGACGCTCACCCGGCTGCTCGCGGCGCTGCTGGCGCCGTCGTGCCCGGTGCCGGTCGTCGTGGCCGAGGTGGTGCCGAGCTGGATCGGCGCGCTCGACGTCGTCTTCGCGCACACCGACGACCCCGGCGACCGCGAGCTGGCTGCGTCGCTGGAGCGTGCCGCGCGCTTCGGCGCTTCGGTGGTGCTCTCCGCGCCGGCCGAAGGCCCGGTCGCGGCCGCTGTGGCGGGCAAGGGCGTGCTGCTGACGCCGCGCATCCCGGTGCCGCCGGAACTGGCGTTCCCGCGCGGCCTGGCCGCGGGGCTGCTCACCGCGAACGCGCTGGGCCTGCTGATCTCCGACGTCCAGGTGCTGGCCGACCAGCTCGACCTGGAGGCCGAGAAGGACTACCTGGCCCGGGATTCGTTCGCGAACCCGGCCAAGGCGCTCGCCCTGCGGGTCGCCGACCGCGTGCCGCTGCTGTGGGGGCTGGACCCCGTCGCGGTCGCCGTCGGCGAGCACGCTGCGCACGCGTTCGCCGCCCATGCGGCTACTGTGTGCGACGTCGAAGACTTTCGTCAGGCACTGGCGCGCCCCGCATTGCGGCGGGCGGCGCAATCAAGTGGCGCGGAGCGTGACATCTTCGCCGATCCGGACGATCCATCAGGTGACATCCCCACCCGGGTGCTGCTCCTCTCGGTGCGGACCGGTCCGGCCACGGACGCGGCGCGCTACCAAGCCGAGGATCTGCTGCCCGGGGCGGACGTCATCGCCCCGGCCGAGGAGATCGAGGCCGACGAAATCGTGCGGGCCGCGGTGCTGGCGCTGCGGTTCGAACTGGCGGCGGTCTATCTCGGGCTGGCGGCGGGCAGCATCGGCGGCGCGGGCCGCTTCGAGCCCGTGACGGCGTGAGACCCGCCGAGCGCTGGCCCCGGCCGGCGCCGAAGGAGTGGAGTTGAGGTGACAGTGGAGCTGCTGCGCAACGCGGTGCGGCCCTACGCCTGGGGATCGCGGACGGCGATCCCCGAGCTGCTGGGCCGTCCGGTACCCGCGCCGCACCCCGAGGCCGAACTGTGGATGGGGGCCCACCCGGGTGACCCGTCGCACGTCATCGGCCCCGACGGGACCGAGCGGAGCCTGCTCGAGCTGGTCGACACCGACCCGGTGCGGCAGCTCGGCGAGCGGTGCGCGAAGCGGTGGGGCGGGCGGCTGCCGTTCCTGCTGAAGATCCTCGCGGCGGAGGAGCCGCTGTCGATGCAGGCGCACCCGTCGGCGGCCCAGGCCGCGGAGGGGCACGCCCGCGAGGAGCGGCTGGGCATCCCGCGGGACGCGGCGAACCGCAACTACCCGGACCCGACGGCGAAGCCGGAGCTGGTCTGCGCGCTGACGGAGTTCCACGCGCTGGCCGGGTTCCGCGAGCCGGGCCGCACGGTGAAGCTGCTTAAGGCGATCGAGACGCCCGGGCTGGCGAAGTACACCGGGCTGCTGGAGGTCCAGCCGGACCCGTCCGGGCTGCGGGCGCTGTTCACGACGTGGATCACGTTGCCGCAGCCGTCGCTCGACTCGCTTCTGCCGGAGGTGCTGGACGCCTGCGTCCGGCACGTCCAGGAGCACGGCGAGTTCGCGGTCGAGTGCCGGACGATCCTGGAGCTCGGCGAAACGCACCCGCGGGACGCGGGCGTGCTGGCGGCGCTGCTGCTGAACCGGCTGACGCTGCGCGCGGGCGAGGCGATCTACCTGCCGGCCGGCAACCTGCACCTGTACCTGCACGGCACGGCCGTGGAGATCCTGGCGAACTCGGACAACATCCTGCGGTGCGGCCTGACACCGAAGCACGTGGATGTCCCGGAGCTGCTGCGCGTGGTCGACTTCGCGTGCGGCGAAATGCCGGTCCAGTGCGGCGACACCGGTGGCCGGGTGGCGGTGTACCGGACCGACGCGCCGGAGTTCGAGCTTTCGCGCGTCGAGTGGGCTTCGGGCCAGGACGACGAGATCTCGGTCGACAGCGTGGGCCCGCAGATCCTGCTGTGCACGGCAGGCGACCTGCTCGTGACGGCCGACGACGGCGAGAAGGTCGAGCTGCGGCGGGGTCAGTCGGTGTGGTTGCCGGCGGCGGACCCGCCGGTGCACGTGCGTCCACTGGACGGCGCGCGGACCCAGCTGTTCCGGGCGACCGTGGGAACCTGCGAGGACTGACGCACTTCTGTGTGCGTTCCGTGTGGTGCCGTTCTCCACTATCGCTCGTAGGGGTGGTTGTTACGCCCCTTCGTGTCGATTTTCGAGGAGAACGAGCTTGTGACTTCCTATCCCGATGCCGCGACCGGGCTTCCCCAGCCTGCCCCGGTCGCGGTGCCGTCCCGGCCCGGAGCGCTGCTGGCGCTGGTGGGGGTGGCCGTGGTGTCGGCGCTGGCCGCGATCGTCGACGGGGTGCTGTACTTCGTCGGCGGCCGGGACATGGCGCTGGACGTCGCGGCGGAGACGATCGCGACGATCACCGGCGCTTCGGCGGACTCGGTGAAGGCCGACGGCGGCGCGCTGCTGGACGCGGCCCTGGACGAGGTACAGAGCACGCTCCAGGTGCGCGGAGCGGTGGCCGTCTTCTTCGGTGTGGTGCTGCTGCTGTGGGGGCTGCTGGCCTTGCGCGGCGCGGTCTGGGTGCGCGTGCTGCTGACGCTGGCGGCGCTGGCCAACGCGAGCGTGGGGTTGAGGCTGGCGACCGACATCGAGGGTGGCACCGCCGCGATCCGCGGGGTGGCTTGGCTCACGGTGGTGACCGGCCTGGTGGTCGTGGCGCTGACGTGGCTGCCGGTGATCAACCGGTACGCGCGGGCTCGCAAGGGCCGATAGCTCCCTGGGGGTGACGCCGGTCGGTCGCGCCCGGCGTCCGTGGGCTGGGGTGGTGCCGTGAGGGGGCGGCACCACCCCGTTTCGCTGTGAGAGGGGAACTGCGCGGGGCGGGGGACAACCGGGTCGGGGGGCGCCGGTTGTCGGGCCAGGGCGGGGGCTCGCCGGAGGGGTGCCGTCGGTGGTGCTGGCAGAGGGCCGTACGGCCGGGTGGTCAGGCAGGTTCGGTGAGGGTGGAGGGCGATCACCGAAGGCTCGTGCCGGTTCGCCCGGCGCGGCCTGGGCTGGTGCTTTGCCAGGTGGGGACGAGGGGTGCCCACCTGGCAAAGCGGCCGGTTGTCGGACCGAGTCGGTGAGGGCGGTCACCTGCTCGTCAGAGGGCGTTCCCGGCGGTCAGGCCGGCTCCGTGAGCGCGAGCAGCGCTCGACGCAGGGCTGCCGCACTCGCGTCGCGCGAGTCGGCCATGCTCGCCGCTTCGGCCGCCGCCTGCGAGGCCGCCTCCTCGTCGCCCACCGCTTCGCATGCCTTGCTCAGGACGAGCCACGTCAAGCCCGTTGCCGATTTTCCGCCCATCTCGCGGAACTCGTCGAGGCACGCTCGGAGCACCGGGATCGCCTGCTGTGCGCGACCCTCGCCGACCCAGCTCGCCGCCAGGGCGCGGGTGCAGGACAGCTCTCGGGGCCGCTCGTCCAGGTCGCGGGCGAGGTCGCGGGCCTCCTCGAACGCCGCCGTCGCGCGGTCGCGTGAGCCCGTCGCCGCCGAGATCGCGCCCAGGGTGCGCAACGACTTCGCCAGCGCCGAGCGGGCCATCGTGTCGCGGAGCAGCTCCACCGACTCCGTGATCGCCGTCACCGCCTCCGCGCCGTCGCCCGTCAGCAGCGACGACCACGCGAACCCGTGCAGCGCCGTGCCGATCCGGCGCGGATCTCCCGTGGCCCGGGCCGATGCCAGGGCGAGCCGGTCGACCTCGCGGGCGTCCGCCACCCGGCCCAGCCGCAGCAACGCCGCCGACTCCGCCTCCCGGACCAGGAGCGCCTCCGGCTGGTCGTCCACAGTAGACAGTGAGCGCGCGGTCTGCAGCGCCTCCTCGGCGCGGCCCAGTCCGATCAGGCAGTGCGCCAGGTTCGCCGAAACCCACGCGTGCGTGCGGCGGTCGCCGTGGGCTTCGAGCTCCTTCGCGCATTCGCGGTACGCGGACGCGGCCTCCTCGTACTGCCCGCGCGCGTGCCGCAGCAGCGCCAGGTTCGCTTCGGCGATCGCCGCCAGCCGGCGGTCCTCCGTCGCCGCCAGGACCGTTTCGTACGCCGCGCGCATGTCGGCGTAGTGCCCGTGCAGGTACAGGTACACGCTCAGCTTGTCCAGCAGCAGCAACGCTTCCCGCGCGCGCAGCGACCCGATGAGCCGCACGAGGTTCGCGCGCTCGGCGGCGAACCACTCGTCCGGGCGCTCGAGCAGCCGCGCCACCAGCGCGCCCGGCAGCGGCTGCGGGAACGGCTCGTGGGCCACCGCCGGCATCGGCACCGTGCGCGGCAGGCGGGCCGCGGCCGCGTCGGCCAGCGCGAGGGTCGCCGCGAGCACCGTCGACGTGCCGCCCTCCTCAGGCGGCCTCTCCGCCGCGTACAGCCGGACGAGGTCGTGCATCCGGTAGCGGCCCTCGCCGGTCGGGTCCGGTCCGCGCGCCTCCAGCAGGCTCGCTTCGACGAGCTCTTCGACGGCCTCGTCCGCGTCCGGCGTGCCGATGAGCGTCGTGACCGCCCACGCCGGCAGGTCGACGAGCCGGCACCGCCCGAGCAGCCGGAACGCGCGCCGCGCCGGTGGCCGGAGACCTTCGTGGCTCAGCGCGATGCTGCTGCGCACGGCCAGGTCGCTGACGGTCAGCTCGTCGAGCCGGCGGACCTCGTCCTCCAGCCGGTCGGCCAGCTCGCCGAGCCGCAGGTGCGGGCGGATGGCCAGCCGGCTGCCCGCGATGCGCAGGGCCAGTGGCAGCCGCGCGCACGCCGCGATGATCCGGACGGCGTCGGCGCGCTCCCGGGCCACCCGCGCCCCGGCGAGCCGGTTCAGCAGCTCGGTGGCTTCGGCGTCGGACAGCGGCCCGAGCGCCAGCCGGTGCGCGCCGGCCAGCCCGCTCAGGCGCTGCCGGCTCGTCACCAGCACCGCGCAGCCCGGCGTGCCCGGCAGCAGGGCGCGGACGTGCTCGGGGTCGCCGGCGTCGTCGAGCACCACCAGCACCCGCCGGTCGGTCAGCCGGCCGCGGAACACCGCCGCGCGGGCGCGGACGTCGTCCGGCACCGCCGGGCCGGGTACGCCGAGCGCGCGCAGCAGGTCGGCCAGCACCTCGCCGATGTCGCGCCCGCCCAGCGGCACGTACAGCTGGCCGTCCGGGAACCGCGCCCGCAGCCGGTGCGCGGCGCGCACGGCCAGGGTGCTCTTGCCCGCGCCCGGCTCGCCGCTGAGCACGGCGACCGGGACGCCGGCGCCGCGGCCCAGCACGGCGGTCAGCTCGGCGAGTTCGGCGTCGCGGCCGGTGAAGTCCGCGATGTCCGGCGGCAGCTGGCACACGGGCCAGACCGGCGCCGGCATGCGCGGCACCGGGTCCTCACCGCGCAGGACGGCGGCGTGCACCCGGCGCACCTCGGCGCCCGGTTCGACGCCGAGCTCCTCGATCAGCGTGGTCCGCAGCCGCCGGTAGATCTCCAGCGAGTCGCCCTGCCGCCCGGCTCGGTGCAGCGCGATCATCAGCTGCGCGGCCAGCCGTTCCCGCAGCGGGTGCTCGGTGATCATGGCCTGCAGCTCGCCGGTCAGCTCCCCGTGGCGGCCGGCGGTGAGCTCCGCGTCGACGCAGTCCTCGAACACGGCGAGCCGTTCGGACTCCAGCCGCGCGACGTCGGCGTCGAGCCGCGGGACGTGCAGCCCGGCCAGCACCGGCCCCCGCCACTGCGCGAGCGCCCGCCGGTAGTGCCCGGACGCGGCGACGGCGTCCCCGGCCCGCTGCCCCTCGGTGACGGCCGACCGGAAGACGAGCAGGTCGAGCTCGTCCGGCTCGGCGCACAGCCGGTAGCCGAGCGGCCCGTGCTCGACGCGCAGACCGTCGATCCGCTCGCGCAGCCGCGAGAGGTAGGTGTGCAGGTTCGAGGCGTAGGACTTCGGCGGCCGCTCCGGCCACAGCGCTTCGACCAGCACGTCGACGTGGACGTGCTGGTCGGCGTTGAGCAGCAGCACGGCCAGCAGGGTGCGCTGCCGCTCGCCGCGCAACGCGACCCAGTGCCCGGGCGGGCTCTCGACGGCGAGCGGCCCGAGCACGCCGAAGTGCGCCATGTCCACCTTCCCCAGTGTCCGAGCGGCCCACCGTAGCGAAGGGGTCCGACAGAAACCGGCGGTTCGCCGAAGCCCGCCGGTCCACCCGGTTAGCCCGGGCGGGGACCGTCGCGGGCCCGCCGCCCTATTAGGCTCCACCCGGACATTCGGGACCAACCAGGGGAGCGGTCGTGTCAGCTGGAGGCGGAACCAAGGCGATCATCGCCGCGCTCGGGGCGAACGCCGGGATCGCGGCCGCGAAGTTCGTCGGCTTCCTCGTCACCGGGTCGTCGTCGATGCTGGCCGAGTCCGTGCACTCGCTGGCCGACACCACGAACCAGGGCCTGTTGCTGCTCGGCCAGAAGACGTCGAAGCGCGCGGCCGACCAGGAACACCCCTTCGGCTACGGCCGCGACCGGTACTTCTACTCCTTCATCGTCGCGCTGATGCTCTTCAGCCTCGGGTCGGCGTTCGCGATCTACGAAGGCGTCCACAAGGTCGGCCACCCGGAGCCGCTCGAGTCGCCGATCGTCGCCGTGATCATCCTGCTCGTCGCGGTCGGCCTGGAGGGCTACAGCTTCTACACCGCCATCGGCGAGTCCAAGAAGATCAAGGGCGACGCGACCTGGTGGGGCTTCATCCGCCAGGCCAAGGAGCCCGAGCTCCCCGTCGTCCTCCTGGAGGACGCCGGCGCGCTGCTCGGCCTGGTCCTCGCGCTGCTGGGCGTCGGCCTTTCGGTCGTCACCGGCAACCCGGTCTGGGACGGCGTCGGCACCCTCGCGATCGGCGCGCTGCTGGGTGTCATCGCGATCATCCTGATCGTCGAGATGAAGAGCCTCCTCATCGGCGAAGGCGTCACCGAGGCCGTCCTCGCGACGATCGTCGACGAGCTCGCGGCGGGCAAGGTCGAGCGGGTCATCCACATCCGCACCCAGTACCTGGGCCCGGACGAGCTGCTCGTCGCCGCGAAGCTGGCGATGGTGCCGGGCCTCGACACCGCCGAGCTGGCCATGGCCATCGACGACGCCGAGGCCCGCGTCCGCGCCAAGGTGCCGGTCGCGAAGCTGATCTACCTCGAGCCGGACCTCGACCGCAGTCTCGCGAAGTAGGGGCCGAGCGCTCGGCGAGCCGTCACGCGTCTGACCCGATAGGGTGACCTACCGCGATACATGCAGGCCAGCGGCAGGAGGTCAACGGTGCCCGGAACGGGATTGTGGCGCACTAAATCCATCGAGCAGTCCATTTCGGACACCGACGAACCGGACACCAAGCTCCGGCGAAACCTGAGCGCGTGGGACCTCACGGTCTTCGGGGTCGCGGTCGTCATCGGTGCCGGTATCTTCACGCTGACCGCGCGGACGGCCGGTGACTACGCCGGCCCGTCGGTCTCGCTGGCCTTCGTCTTCGCCGCGATCGCCTGTGCGCTGGCGGCGCTGTGCTACGCCGAGTTCGCCTCGACCGTGCCGGTCGCGGGCAGCGCGTACACGTTCTCCTACGCCACGTTCGGCGAGTTCATGGCGTGGATCATCGGCTGGGACCTGATCCTGGAGCTCGCCGTCGGCGCGGCCGCCGTCTCCAAGGGCTGGTCGGTCTACCTCGAGACGGTGCTCGGCTACCTCTTCGGCAAGGGCACCAAGACGACGTTCGACATCGGGAGCGTCACCGTCGACTGGGGCGCCCTGTTCGTCGTGGCGGTCCTGACGACGCTGCTGGCCGTCGGCACCAAGCTGTCGTCGCGGGTTTCGATGGTGATCACCGGCATCAAGGTCGCCGTGGTGCTGTTCGTGATCATCCTCGGCATCTTCTACATCAAGGGCGCCAACTACTCGCCGTACATCCCGCCGGGCTCGACCGGCGGCTCGGGCGAGACCGGTGTCGACCAGTCGCTGTTCTCGCTGATCGCGGGCGGCGCGAGCAGTTCGTTCGGCGTCTTCGGCCTGCTGGCCGGTGCCTCGCTGGTGTTCTTCGCGTTCATCGGCTTCGACATCGTCGCGACCACCGCCGAGGAGACGAAGAACCCGCAGAAGGCCGTTCCGCGCGGGATCATGGGGTCGCTGGCGATCGTCACCGTGCTGTACGTCGCGGTCTCGCTGGTGGTCGTGGGCATGACGTCGTACAAGGACCTGGCCACCTCAGCCGGCGACGGCAGCCACAAGACCCTCGCCACGGCGTTCTCCGCGAACGGCGTCGACTGGGCGGCCAACCTCATCTCCTTCGGCGCGCTGGCCGGCCTGACCACCGTCGTCATGGTGCTGATGCTGGGCCAGGTCCGGATCATCTACGCGATGTCGCGCGACGGCCTGATGCCGCGCGGGCTGGCGAAGACGGGTGAGCAGGGCACGCCCCAGCGCGCGACGCTGATCGTCGGCGGCCTGGTCGCGCTCGCGGCGGGCTTCTTCCCGGCGGACAAGCTCGAAGAGATGGTCAACGTCGGCACGCTGTTCGCGTTCGTGCTCGTCTCGGCGGGCGTGCTGGTCCTGCGCCGGACGCGGCCCGACCTGCCCCGCGCGTTCAAGGTGCCGCTGGTGCCGCTGATCCCGATCCTGGCGATCCTCGCCTGCCTGTGGCTGATGCTGAACCTGACGGTGCTGACCTGGCTGCGGTTCGTCGCCTGGATGGTGGTCGGCGTGCTGATCTACTTCGGCTACAGCCGGCGGCACTCGCTGCTCGGCAAGCGGCAGGCCGAAGGTCTCGCCGAGCCCGTCAAGGCCCCGGAGTCCTGATCGGCGTCACTCGTTCGTGAAGCCCCGCCGATCCGCGTTCGCGCAGGTCGGCGGGGCTTTTTCGCGGGACTTTACATCGGACGATCTTGCGTATCGTGCCTAAAAGGGGACCCGGTGTAGCCGGTCGAGTGACGTGCGATACCTTTCGATCCTTCGTGTGCCACTGACGGGTGAATTACAGCAGCGTGATTCACACGCTCGGTGGCTTCGCGACCCCAGATTTCGCAAGTGCTCTCTCCCCGCCGGTACAGGAGTTCTGAATGCGCAGACGTACCTTCCGCGGCGCCGTCGCGATCATGGCGCTGACCACCGCCGCCCTCATCGGCACCGCCGGCTCCGCGCTGGCCTGCTACACCGATGACAACCGGCCGAACCCGATCCCGGACCGGGGTCACGCCGCGTGCGCGAAGGGCAAGGACCTCAACCAGAGCGATGTCGACTTCACCGGTGGTGTGGGCGAGAGCCGCCTGACCATCACCAAGGTCCACGAGGGTGTGACCGTCACCCGCATCGTCGTCATCGGCGGTGACGACGGTTTCAACGAGTACATCCCCGGCAAGGCCGGCAAGGGTGGCGAGGTGTTCCCGGCGACGGCGCCGTGGAAGGACCTCCAGGCGACCAAGACCTTCAAGGGACGCCAGCCGAACATCGACAAGTGGTTCCTCTGCGGCACCAAGACCACCAAGCCGACCGAGACCAAGACGCCGCCGACGAGCAAGCCGACCGAGACGAGGCCCAGCGCTCCGGCCTCCTCCGAGACCGTGAAGCCGACCAGCACCAGCACGACCGCTCCGGCCGTCGTCCCGGCGGGCAACGAGTCCGGCACCGGTGGCGGCCTGGCCAACACCGGTTTCGACAACATGTGGCTGGTCTGGATCGCGGGCCTGCTGATCCTCGGCGGTGGCGGCCTGCTCGCGCTGCTGAAGTTCCGTCGCAAGGCTTCCGAGTAAGCCTGACCTGAAGTTCCGTGAAGGCCCCCTTACCGGCTCAAGACGCCGGGAAGGGGGCCTTCACGGCTTTCCGGGGAAGTCCCCGAAGAGCAGGCCCTGCTCACCGCCGGACGGCTTGCCGAGGCCGGCGGCCATCGCGACGGCGTGGTCCCACTCCGCGTCGACGACGTAGTCCTGGTGCTTGAGCACCCCCGGCGCCCAGCGGTGCCGCCCCGTCGGGCCGCGCAGCGGGTCCGGCAGCCAGTGGTCGCCGCCGAGGATGAGGACGCCGTTCTCGTCGGCCTTCGCCTTCAGCGGCCCGGAGCCGCCTTCGGGCTGGTAGCCGACGCCGTAGAGGCAGCGGTCGGAGACTTCGTGCCGCCAGGTCGTCACGCCGCCGCCGAAGATGTCGGTGCCGCGGCACAGAGCGCGCCAGCGGCCCTTCAGGTCGGCGAAGAGCCGTTCGAGCGCTTCCTGGGGCAGCAACGCCGGGAAGGCGCGCTGGTAGCCCCACTGCAGCGGGGAGCCCGCGGTGAGCACGCCGACGCGTTCGAGGTCGGCCTCCGGCAGTTCGGCCGCCAGCCGGGCGGCGGCCATCACCGTGAGCAGGCTGCCGATGTTGTAGCCGGAGAGCACTACGCGCGTCCCCGGTTCGGCGAGGTGCTCGCGCGCCCGGGCGGCCAGTTCCGGGACGACCTTCAGCGCGTAGCACGGCGGCACGGTCGGGTGCGCCGCCCGCGGCCAGAAGCAGACGAGGTCGGCCAGCGCCCCGAGGTGCCGGCTCCGCTGCGGGGTCCGCGCGGCCGTGTAGACGACGCGCAGCAGGCCCGCGGCGAGCGCGCCGAGTGCGCCGACGCCGATCGCGGACAGCGGCCCGAACCAGCCGGGGACCAGCCCGAACCCGAACCGCAGCACCAGGAGCGCCGCGCCGCCCGCGGACATCGCCGACGCCACGGTGAGGGCCAGGTGGTGCAGGTGCCGCCGCTCCCAGGCCGAGCGCGCCCAGGCCGCCGCGGCCTGGGCCTCCTGCCGCTCGTCGTGCTCCATCAGTTCGACGATCTCCGGGACGCCCCGCCGCAGCCGCCGCAGCGGGACAGCGACGGCGAAGCCCAGCACGGCGAGGACTGCCGCCAACGCCAGCCCGGCGCCCCACAGGACCGTGACCAGCAGGTACGTGTCGGGCACGTGCAGCAGTTCCGCGCCGGAAAGCCGGCGGAGCGCTTCGGCGAGACCGGCGCCGAACCCGCCGCCGAGCAGCCCGGCCAGCGCGAGCACCGGCGCGGCCGCCCAGCCGCCCAGCCACGGCCGCAGCCGGCGCGGCTTGTGCACCCAGCCGGGCCGGGCCACCAGTGCGGCCGGCGCCAGGAACAGCGCGAACAGCACCGTGACGGCGACCAGGGCCGCGCCGAGCCCTTCGACGACGCCGTTGGTCCCCGGCAGCGGACCCGGGCCGGGCCGCAGCCGCACCGCGGCCAGGACGACGAGCAGCGCGGCCAGCGCGATCACCCCGGGGCGGGCGAACCGGCCGGTGTCGACGCCGATCGCGGCCGCGACGACCGTCGCGAGGACCAGCGCCAGCGTGACGATCCAGACCACCAGGTCGAAGACGTTGCCGGGCACCCGGAACGGCCCGCCGAGCAGCAGCAGCGCGACCGAGACCAGCGCCGCGACGGTGTGCAGGCAGCGCAGTGCCGGCGTCTCCGGGTCGGCGCGCATCCGCAACGGTCCCTGGGTGAGGTCGCCGTCGGCGTGCACCGCCCACGTCGCCGACGAGATCCGGTGCAGCACGAAGATCACGACCAGCAGGGGCAGCACGCCGACCGCGATCCGCGCCGGCACCGAGCGGAGGACGTCGGGGACCACGGGCAGGCAGCCGGAGCCCGGCGCGAGGCACTGCGCGGCGAACAGGTCGAGCGCGATCGCCGCGAGCTGGCCCATCAGCAGCATGGTCAGCAGCAGGGCGCCGACGCGCAGCAGGCCGCGGCACACCGCGCCGAGCACGCGCGGGAGGCGGCCCGGCGGCGTCGGCGGCAGCATCCAGAACGCGACGTTGGCCAGGGAGAACGGGAAGAGCAGCGCCCAGGTCGCCTTGGCTGCCCCGCCGGAGGTCATGCCGTGCCACAGGTAGCCTTCGAGGGTCCGCGGGATCGACCGGCCCAGCGCCGGCAGCACGGGCCCGGGCGCCGGCCGCCGCAGCCGGTCCGCCGGGCGGATCACGCGGCCCAGCCCGTCGCCGGCGACGTCGACGGTGGAAACCGCGTCGAGCAGGGTCTCGCCGCTGGTGCCCACGAGCCCGGCGACGCGGATTTCGACGACGCGGGTGTCCGGGCCGGGCATGGGCACGGTGAAAGCCTCCTACGCGATCCTAGG
This genomic window from Amycolatopsis mongoliensis contains:
- the manA gene encoding mannose-6-phosphate isomerase, class I, giving the protein MELLRNAVRPYAWGSRTAIPELLGRPVPAPHPEAELWMGAHPGDPSHVIGPDGTERSLLELVDTDPVRQLGERCAKRWGGRLPFLLKILAAEEPLSMQAHPSAAQAAEGHAREERLGIPRDAANRNYPDPTAKPELVCALTEFHALAGFREPGRTVKLLKAIETPGLAKYTGLLEVQPDPSGLRALFTTWITLPQPSLDSLLPEVLDACVRHVQEHGEFAVECRTILELGETHPRDAGVLAALLLNRLTLRAGEAIYLPAGNLHLYLHGTAVEILANSDNILRCGLTPKHVDVPELLRVVDFACGEMPVQCGDTGGRVAVYRTDAPEFELSRVEWASGQDDEISVDSVGPQILLCTAGDLLVTADDGEKVELRRGQSVWLPAADPPVHVRPLDGARTQLFRATVGTCED
- a CDS encoding cation diffusion facilitator family transporter, with product MSAGGGTKAIIAALGANAGIAAAKFVGFLVTGSSSMLAESVHSLADTTNQGLLLLGQKTSKRAADQEHPFGYGRDRYFYSFIVALMLFSLGSAFAIYEGVHKVGHPEPLESPIVAVIILLVAVGLEGYSFYTAIGESKKIKGDATWWGFIRQAKEPELPVVLLEDAGALLGLVLALLGVGLSVVTGNPVWDGVGTLAIGALLGVIAIILIVEMKSLLIGEGVTEAVLATIVDELAAGKVERVIHIRTQYLGPDELLVAAKLAMVPGLDTAELAMAIDDAEARVRAKVPVAKLIYLEPDLDRSLAK
- a CDS encoding phosphomannomutase/phosphoglucomutase, whose translation is MPDLSGIVKAYDIRGVVGEQLDAALVRDFGAAFALLIKPEAPAVVIGHDMRDSSPGLAAAFADGVTSQGLDVVSIGLASTDQLYFASGSLNLPGAMFTASHNPAKYNGIKMCRAGASPVGQDTGLAEIRDTVEQGVPEFEGQRGTTSERDVLADYAAYLRNLVDLSGSRPLKIVVDAGNGMGGHTVPTVFDGLPIEVVPMYFELDGSFPNHEANPLDPANIVDLQAKVREVGADAGVAFDGDADRCFIVDERGEPVSPSAITALVAVRELAKDPGGTIIHNLITSKGVPEIVAEHGGKPVRTRVGHSFIKAEMARTGAIFGGEHSAHYYFRDFWRADTGMLAALHVLAALGEQNGPLSELTSAYSRYAASGEINSTVDDQVAKMMAVKDSFGTRSGVELDELDGLTVQLPGGAWFNLRPSNTEPLLRLNVEAANAEAVQGLVDEVLAIIRS
- a CDS encoding AfsR/SARP family transcriptional regulator, with translation MAHFGVLGPLAVESPPGHWVALRGERQRTLLAVLLLNADQHVHVDVLVEALWPERPPKSYASNLHTYLSRLRERIDGLRVEHGPLGYRLCAEPDELDLLVFRSAVTEGQRAGDAVAASGHYRRALAQWRGPVLAGLHVPRLDADVARLESERLAVFEDCVDAELTAGRHGELTGELQAMITEHPLRERLAAQLMIALHRAGRQGDSLEIYRRLRTTLIEELGVEPGAEVRRVHAAVLRGEDPVPRMPAPVWPVCQLPPDIADFTGRDAELAELTAVLGRGAGVPVAVLSGEPGAGKSTLAVRAAHRLRARFPDGQLYVPLGGRDIGEVLADLLRALGVPGPAVPDDVRARAAVFRGRLTDRRVLVVLDDAGDPEHVRALLPGTPGCAVLVTSRQRLSGLAGAHRLALGPLSDAEATELLNRLAGARVARERADAVRIIAACARLPLALRIAGSRLAIRPHLRLGELADRLEDEVRRLDELTVSDLAVRSSIALSHEGLRPPARRAFRLLGRCRLVDLPAWAVTTLIGTPDADEAVEELVEASLLEARGPDPTGEGRYRMHDLVRLYAAERPPEEGGTSTVLAATLALADAAAARLPRTVPMPAVAHEPFPQPLPGALVARLLERPDEWFAAERANLVRLIGSLRAREALLLLDKLSVYLYLHGHYADMRAAYETVLAATEDRRLAAIAEANLALLRHARGQYEEAASAYRECAKELEAHGDRRTHAWVSANLAHCLIGLGRAEEALQTARSLSTVDDQPEALLVREAESAALLRLGRVADAREVDRLALASARATGDPRRIGTALHGFAWSSLLTGDGAEAVTAITESVELLRDTMARSALAKSLRTLGAISAATGSRDRATAAFEEARDLARDLDERPRELSCTRALAASWVGEGRAQQAIPVLRACLDEFREMGGKSATGLTWLVLSKACEAVGDEEAASQAAAEAASMADSRDASAAALRRALLALTEPA
- a CDS encoding Trm112 family protein, encoding MAITLDAQLLEILACPSPDHAPLRPGAPDDPEADALTCTECGRVYPVRDGIPVLLLDEARIPGDSGNSDADSA